One Streptomyces formicae genomic window, ATCACGGTCGACTGCCACCGGCGGCTGCGCGGCCCCTACACCGGAGCGGGGGGCCTGCTGCGCGCCCTGCTCCCCCACATACGCCGGGAACAGCCGGAGTTGCCCGACCGGCACCGCGTGGAGATCCACGCCGTCGCGCCCGAGCTGCGCGGCCTGGTCGCCGACCCGCCCTCGACGCTCACCGACCGCGCGGCTCCCGCCGAGCGGACCCGGCTGCATCCGCGCACGCGCACGCGGCGCCTGGCGCACGGCATCGTGGAGCTGCTCCTCTCCTACGTCACGGCGGCGGACCTCACGCGGCCGCTGGTCCTCGGCTTCACGCGGGTCGGCGAGGCGGACCCGGCCGACCAGGAGTTCCTCGCGCTGCTGCTGCGCCGCGCGGAACCCGGGCGGATCACCCTCGTCGTACACACGCGGGACGCCGAACCGGAGCTCCTCGAGCAGGAGTTGGCGTCGGCACTGCGCCAGTACGCGACCCACCGGGCACTGCCCGCCGCCCCGCCCCGGCGCTTTCCGCACCGGACCCACCCGTACGCCCTCGTGCGCGCCTTCGTCACGAGTGACGGCACGTCGGTCGATCCCGCCGAGTCGGCCGCGTACGAGAGGGCCGACCGCCACGTCCGCGCGCGCCTGCACGACGCGCGCGCCGCCGAGCTCCACGCACGGGTGGAGCAGGGAGGGGTGACGCTCGGGCTGGGGGCGCTCCCCTACCACCTGGAACGCGGCAGCGATCCCGCGGCGGCGGCGCCTGTGCTCGCGGCCGCTGCCGAGGACACGCTCGCGATGGGCTGCTACCACGCGCTCCTCGACCTCGCGCGGCGCGCGCAGGCCGTCACACCCGAGGACGCCCCCCTCAGCACGGAGCTCTCCCTGCACACCAAGGTCACCACGGCACTGGCCCTGTTGGGCGAGACGGGCGAAGCGGAGCGGCTGCACCTACGGATGCGCGAGCGCTACTCCAACCCGCTGGTGCGGTTGCTCGGCGACTACGCCCTGGCCATGCTGCACGCCCGCTTCCACCCGCCCGAGCGCCGTGACCTCAGCGCCGCGAAGGCCCTGCTCACCCGCACGGTCACGCTGGCCTCCCGGCTGCCGGGCACCGAGCAGCGCGCCTTCCACACCGCGTTCCAGGAGAACGGCCTCGCGCTCACCGAGCTGCGCCTGGGCCGCCCGGCGGACGCGCTGCGCCTGATCGAGAGCGGACTCGACCGGCTGCGACGGCACCTCCCGGACACCGCGCACCTGCTGCACCGTTCGGTCCTGCTGCGCAACCGGGCCGAGGTGCACGCCGCACTCGGGCGCCTCCACGCGGCTCTCGCCGATCACGACGCCGTCGTCGCGATGGACCCGCACCACCCGGAGCACTACTTCGACCGGGCCGACATCCGGCGGCGCCTCGGCGACCCGGCAGGGGCGCTCGCCGACTACGACCGGGCGATCGACCTGGCCCCGCCGTACTGGGAGCTGTACTTCAACCGCGCCGACCTGCGCCTGGAGTCGGGGGACGCCGAGGGGGCACTCGCCGATCTGCGCCACGCCGCCGCGCTGGAGCCGGACCGGGCCGACATCCGGGCGAGCCTGGTGGGGGCGCTGCTCGGGGTCGGAGACCTGCCGGACGCGCGGGCCCAGGTCACCGAGGGGCTGCGGCACCACCCCGACGACGCGCACCTGTTGTGCGAGCGGGGTCTGATCGCCCTGCGGGAGGGCGCGGACACCTCGGCGCGGGCGGACTTCGACCGGGCGCTCGCGGTCGCCCCCCACCTGGTGAGCGCGCTCGCGGGCCGCGCCACGCTCGCGTACGCGGCGGGCGACGACGACGCGGCGGTCGCCGACCTCACCCGTGCCATCACCCTGGAACCCACCGACCCCGATCTGCTCTACAACCGCGGCTACGCGCATCAGCAGGCAGGCCGCGTGTACGCCGCCCACGCCGACTACACCGCGGCGCTCCGGCTGCCCGGCGCGGACGTCGTGGAACTGCGGGCGCGGATCGAGGAGTGCGCCCGAAGGCCGTGAGCCCGCGGAAATCCGGATGCGGACCCGCGGCGCGTGCTGGACACTCCGGACATGCCGATCATCGAATCCTCGCCCGGAGTGTCCCTCGCCCACGAGACCTTCGGTGACCCCGGCGATCCGGCCGTCCTGCTCGTCGCGGGCTTCAGCGCCCAGCTGATCTCCTGGCACGAGGACTTCTGCCGCGCCCTCGCGGCACGCGGCCGCCACGTGATCCGGTACGACAACCGCGACTGCGGCCTGTCCACCCGGTTCGACGAGCATCCGGTCGACATGGGCGACTTCATCGCCACCGTGAGCGCGGGAGACATCCCGTCCGCGCTCGCGATGGTGCCGTACTCGCTGCGGGACATGGCGGACGACGGGCTCGGCCTGCTGACCGCGCTCGGCATCGAGCGGGCGCACGTGGTCGGCTCCTCGATGGGCGGCATGATCGCCCAGACGATGGCGATCGCCGACCCCGCGCGGGTGCTCACCCTGACGTCGATGATGTCCTCGACCGGCGAGCCCGAGTACGGCGGGTCGAGCCCCGAGGCCCAGGCGGTGCTCCTCGGCCCGAAACCCGCCGACCGCGCGGGGTACGTGGCGGCGGCGGAGCGGGAGATGGTGTGGGCCTCACGGCGCTACGGCGACCCCGCCGCGCTGCGCGAGCTGGCCGCAGCGAGCTACGACCGCGCCCACCATCCGGCCGGGGTCGGGCGGCAGATCGGCGCGATGGTCCTCGGCGGCTCGCGCGCCGACGCCCTGCGCGAGCTGCGCGTGCCGACCCTGGTGATCCACGGCCTCGACGACACGCTGATCGACCCCAGCGGCGGCGAGCGCACCGCGGATCTCGTGCCCGGAGCGGAGCTCCTGCTGATCCCCGACATGGGGCACGACCGGC contains:
- a CDS encoding tetratricopeptide repeat protein; the encoded protein is MSTTSTHVWLTGPEPASEPLPQSPPQPRPRREPRQPTPAPEPDITVDCHRRLRGPYTGAGGLLRALLPHIRREQPELPDRHRVEIHAVAPELRGLVADPPSTLTDRAAPAERTRLHPRTRTRRLAHGIVELLLSYVTAADLTRPLVLGFTRVGEADPADQEFLALLLRRAEPGRITLVVHTRDAEPELLEQELASALRQYATHRALPAAPPRRFPHRTHPYALVRAFVTSDGTSVDPAESAAYERADRHVRARLHDARAAELHARVEQGGVTLGLGALPYHLERGSDPAAAAPVLAAAAEDTLAMGCYHALLDLARRAQAVTPEDAPLSTELSLHTKVTTALALLGETGEAERLHLRMRERYSNPLVRLLGDYALAMLHARFHPPERRDLSAAKALLTRTVTLASRLPGTEQRAFHTAFQENGLALTELRLGRPADALRLIESGLDRLRRHLPDTAHLLHRSVLLRNRAEVHAALGRLHAALADHDAVVAMDPHHPEHYFDRADIRRRLGDPAGALADYDRAIDLAPPYWELYFNRADLRLESGDAEGALADLRHAAALEPDRADIRASLVGALLGVGDLPDARAQVTEGLRHHPDDAHLLCERGLIALREGADTSARADFDRALAVAPHLVSALAGRATLAYAAGDDDAAVADLTRAITLEPTDPDLLYNRGYAHQQAGRVYAAHADYTAALRLPGADVVELRARIEECARRP
- a CDS encoding alpha/beta fold hydrolase, coding for MPIIESSPGVSLAHETFGDPGDPAVLLVAGFSAQLISWHEDFCRALAARGRHVIRYDNRDCGLSTRFDEHPVDMGDFIATVSAGDIPSALAMVPYSLRDMADDGLGLLTALGIERAHVVGSSMGGMIAQTMAIADPARVLTLTSMMSSTGEPEYGGSSPEAQAVLLGPKPADRAGYVAAAEREMVWASRRYGDPAALRELAAASYDRAHHPAGVGRQIGAMVLGGSRADALRELRVPTLVIHGLDDTLIDPSGGERTADLVPGAELLLIPDMGHDRPRELWPELIDALVAHTGRARGDGDRA